A single genomic interval of Rhododendron vialii isolate Sample 1 chromosome 3a, ASM3025357v1 harbors:
- the LOC131320779 gene encoding outer envelope pore protein 16-3, chloroplastic/mitochondrial — MDPSELRYLEDEGTPIMKTIKGATSGFVAGTIWGTIVATWHDVPRVERNVALPGLIRTLKMMGNHGLTFAAIGGVFIGVEQLLQNYRMKRDFMNGAVGGFVAGATVLGYKAKSIPTAISAGAAFAVTSALIDAGGQTTRIDNGKEYYPYTQKKRPTVTN, encoded by the exons ATGGATCCTTCAGAACTTAGGTACTTGGAAGATGAGGGTACCCCAATAATGAAAACAATCAAGGGTGCAACCTCTGGCTTCGTTGCGGGAACTATTTGGGGTACCATAGTTGCTACTTGGCACGATGTGCCTCGGGTTGAGAGAAATGTTGCACTTCCAGGGTTGATAAGGACACTCAAGATGATGGGTAACCATGGCTTGACTTTTGCTGCAATTGGCGGTGTTTTCATAGGCGTAGAGCAGCTGTTGCAGAATTATAGGATGAAGAGGGACTTCATGAATGGAGCTGTTGGTGGTTTTGTTGCTGGGGCTACAGTTCTTGGTTACAAAG CAAAAAGCATTCCAACAGCGATTTCTGCTGGCGCAGCGTTTGCTGTCACTTCTGCACTGATTGATGCTGGGGGTCAGACCACCAGAATTGATAATGGCAAGGAGTACTACCCTTACACTCAAAAGAAGCGGCCCACTGTCACTAATTGA
- the LOC131320778 gene encoding protein STRUBBELIG-RECEPTOR FAMILY 2 isoform X1: MYIGRVKMAKLCVWLYLSVMALFAVLVPEASAHTGYLDVLALQDLYTSLNRPPQLKGWRLGDADPCEESWTGVSCFGSLVIHIELRGLELTGNLGSHLTDLLSLKQLDASFNNISGEIPSNLPFNATHINLACNNFTANIPSSLISMRNLRHLNLSHNSLSGPIGNVFDGLLNLREMDLSNNNFNGDLPSSFGTLMNLHRLFLQNNGFTGSVILLSGLPLTDLDIRDNHFSGLIPNQFQHILNLWLDGNSLKAGGDDPPWDFPLLNVTAGQNVKSPPTTESSAIERNPSHKAGGHKKKGLGPGGLAFTLGGVTLMTTCAALIIVIRIHRSHAKKRLRVEICGDCSNHSLPISSTIEHSSGAQESPRTSGIMYLPVLAPRRVPPNRTTKDRMSRRSFSKKRKIPISAKVYTMAELQSATNGLSEENFLGEGSLGSVYKAELPNGQILALKNINTVVLSHNEEEQFLDVIWNAARLRHPNIVTLLGYCLEHGQHLLVYEYVRNLTLDDALHSDAYMTLSWGQRLRIALGVARALDYLHSTCMPPVPHSNLKAANILLDEELMPRLSDCGLAVLRPLTSNSVKLKASEMAITNTGYVAPERIQNGFDSVKGDIYAFGVLLLELLTGKRPFDGFRPREKQSLVKWASSRLHDNESLENMVDPNMNKLLSSRALSRFADIVSLCVQAEKEFRPPMAEIVESLSSLIDKVGTGETSAADNNEGDPFNKSFRSTRTRFFSSPVSY, encoded by the exons ATGTACATTGGAAGAGTGAAAATGGCGAAGTTGTGCGTATGGTTGTATCTCTCTGTAATGGCCTTGTTTGCAGTTCTGGTTCCCGAGGCCTCGGCTCACACCGGCTATCTTGACG TCCTGGCTCTTCAAGATCTTTACACTTCTCTGAACAGACCACCTCAACTGAAGGGATGGAGACTGGGTGATGCGGACCCATGTGAAGAATCATGGACAGGAGTTTCGTGTTTTGGATCATTGGTCATACACAT TGAACTACGTGGGCTGGAGCTTACTGGAAATCTAGGTTCCCACCTCACCGACCTCCTCAGTCTGAAACAGCT GGATGCTAGCTTCAATAACATTAGCGGCGAAATTCCATCCAACCTACCTTTTAATGCCACACACAT AAATTTGGCTTGTAACAACTTTACAGCAAATATCCCATCCTCCTTGATCTCCATGAGGAATCTTCGGCATCT GAATTTGAGCCACAATTCATTATCTGGGCCCATAGGAAATGTATTTGATGGGCTTCTGAATCTAAGAGAAAT GGATCTATCAAACAACAACTTCAATGGAGATCTACCTAGTTCCTTTGGGACGCTGATGAATCTTCATAGATT GTTCTTGCAGAATAATGGATTCACTGGATCAGTAATCCTATTGTCTGGTCTTCCTCTCACTGACCT GGACATACGAGACAATCATTTCAGTGGTCTTATTCCTAACCAATTTCAACATATACTTAATCTTTG GTTGGACGGAAATAGTCTCAAGGCAGGAGGAGACGACCCGCCGTGGGATTTCCCACTGCTAAATGTAACGGCTGGGCAGAATGTCAAAAGTCCTCCAACTACTGAGTCAAGCGCCATCGAGAGAAATCCTTCTCATAAAGCAGGTGGACACAAGAAGAAAGGTCTAGGTCCTGGGGGTTTAGCCTTTACCCTTGGTGGAGTAACCCTAATGACAACATGTGCAGCACTCATCATTGTGATCCGAATACATCGATCTCATGCCAAAAAGCGCTTAAGAGTGGAAATCTGCGGTGACTGCTCAAACCACTCTCTTCCAATCAGTTCAACCATAG AACATTCATCTGGAGCACAAGAGAGCCCACGGACCTCGGGTATCATGTATCTTCCAGTGCTTGCCCCAAGGCGTGTACCACCCAATCGCACCACAAAGGACAGAATGTCTAGAAGAAGTTTCTCTAAGAAACGGAAAATCCCAATCAGTGCGAAAGTTTACACTATGGCAGAGCTTCAATCAGCAACAAATGGTTTAAGTGAGGAGAACTTTCTTGGAGAGGGATCTCTTGGATCTGTTTACAAAGCAGAGCTTCCCAATGGACAA ATCTTGGCTTTAAAGAATATCAACACTGTAGTGCTGTCTCACAACGAAGAAGAACAATTCTTGGACGTGATTTGGAATGCAGCCCGGTTGAGACACCCAAACATTGTGACACTTCTAGGTTACTGTTTAGAGCACGGACAACATCTTCTTGTTTATGAGTACGTCAGAAATCTGACTCTAGATGATGCTTTACACTCTGATGCATATATGACTCTCTCTTGGGGCCAACGTCTCAGAATTGCTCTTGGCGTAGCACGAGCTTTGGA CTATTTGCATTCCACATGCATGCCTCCTGTTCCTCACAGCAACTTAAAAGCTGCTAACATCTTACTTGATGAAGAACTTATGCCTCGTCTCTCCGACTGTGGGCTGGCTGTTTTGAGGCCCCTCACAAGCAACAGTGTTAAACTCAAG GCTTCTGAAATGGCTATTACCAATACCGGCTACGTTGCACCTGAACGCATCCAAAACGGATTTGACAGCGTAAAAGGGGACATATATGCTTTTGGGGTGCTTCTTTTGGAGCTGTTAACGGGAAAGAGGCCTTTCGATGG TTTTAGACCAAGGGAAAAGCAATCACTGGTAAAATGGGCTTCTTCCCGGCTTCATGACAACGAGTCTTTGGAAAATATGGTTGATCCAAACATGAACAAATTACTCTCCTCCAGGGCTCTCTCTCGGTTTGCTGATATTGTCTCCCTCTGTGTCCAG GCTGAAAAGGAATTTCGACCGCCAATGGCTGAAATAGTGGAATCACTCTCCTCTCTGATAGATAAGGTGGGGACAGGGGAAACATCTGCAGCAGATAACAACGAAGGTGATCCATTCAATAAGTCCTTCCGTTCGACACGTACCCGCTTTTTTAGCTCACCTGTTAGCTATTGA
- the LOC131320777 gene encoding squamosa promoter-binding-like protein 9, which produces MGSSSSPSDSLNGLKFGQKIYFEDGGFGAPAKSGGGSSSSSAGGGAGGAGKPSPPKKGRSGVVQARCQVEGCKVDLSDAKAYYSRHKVCGMHSKSPVVTVAGLEQRFCQQCSRFHQLPEFDQVKRSCRRRLAGHNERRRKPPPGSLISSQYGRLPSSVFETSKGGGFVMDFSTFPRFTGRDSWPTTRASSDQVSSSQSTHTGKFFPNPWPNQPENAPPSNLFLQGSTSGTHYSSPTIPSGECFAGASDSGCALSLLSNQPWGPRARSTGLGVNPFPLNAASDAPMVQSASTHGSAVNHFSSTPWGFKGNDVGSGSQHMAPDLGLSHISQPGNNPYSGEFESPQQSGRQYAMELEHSRGAYGSSTQHMHWSL; this is translated from the exons ATGGGTTCGAGCTCTTCTCCCTCTGATTCACTCAACGGCCTGAAATTCGGCCAGAAAATCTACTTTGAGGATGGGGGTTTCGGAGCTCCGGCCAAATCCGGCGGTGGGTCGTCGTCGTCTTCGGCCGGCGGCGGCGCCGGCGGCGCCGGGAAGCCGTCGCCGCCGAAGAAGGGGAGGAGTGGGGTTGTTCAGGCTAGGTGTCAGGTGGAAGGGTGTAAAGTAGATCTGAGTGATGCCAAAGCTTATTATTCTAGGCACAAAGTGTGTGGTATGCATTCAAAGTCACCTGTGGTCACTGTTGCTGGTCTTGAGCAGAGGTTTTGCCAGCAGTGCAGCAG GTTTCATCAACTTCCTGAATTCGACCAAGTGAAACGAAGTTGCCGTAGACGCCTGGCAGGCCATAATGAGCGTAGGAGGAAGCCGCCACCTGGATCTCTAATATCATCTCAATATGGACGGCTTCCTTCATCTGTCTTCG aaaccAGCAAAGGTGGAGGCTTTGTGATGGACTTCTCAACCTTCCCAAGGTTCACCGGGCGCGACTCATGGCCAACCACAAGAGCATCATCAGACCAGGTTTCCAGCAGTCAATCGACTCACACAGGAAAGTTCTTTCCGAACCCGTGGCCTAATCAACCAGAAAATGCACCTCCGTCCAACCTCTTTCTGCAAGGTTCAACAAGTGGGACCCACTACTCTAGCCCCACTATTCCTTCGGGAGAATGTTTTGCCGGAGCTTCTGACTCCGGCtgtgctctctctcttctgtcaAATCAACCCTGGGGCCCACGAGCCCGATCCACAGGTCTTGGGGTTAATCCCTTCCCCCTAAATGCTGCCAGTGATGCACCCATGGTTCAGTCAGCTTCTACTCATGGTTCAGCCGTCAACCACTTTTCTAGCACCCCATGGGGCTTCAAGGGAAATGATGTTGGTTCCGGTTCACAGCACATGGCTCCTGATCTGGGTCTGAGTCACATTTCGCAACCTGGTAACAATCCTTACTCCGGCGAGTTCGAGTCCCCTCAGCAGAGTGGAAGGCAATATGCCATGGAACTTGAGCATTCACGCGGGGCTTATGGCTCTTCCACTCAGCACATGCACTGGTCACTTTAA
- the LOC131320780 gene encoding rhodanese-like domain-containing protein 9, chloroplastic, producing MAGIGCCFSPTLSSRSNLRTPWLVFETHRGQTVTGKPLRRRNLKIKAVVNYVSAEEAKELVAVDGFTVLDIRDAKQFDRAHIKSSHHVPLFIENKDNDLGTIIKRQAHNNFAGLFYGLAFTKLNPDFVESVKSKFSPESKLLLVCQEGLRSTSAAQKLEEAGFKNVACVTSGLQSVKSGMFDTVGSTELKDAGKAGLVTIQGKISVVLGTVLICAFLFITFFPDQAEKLLALAPGS from the exons ATGGCAGGAATTGGTTGCTGCTTTTCTCCAACACTCTCCTCCCGGAG CAACTTGCGGACACCTTGGTTGGTATTTGAGACTCATCGAGGGCAGACCGTGACAGGGAAACCACTTCGTCgaagaaatttgaaaatcaaagCAGTAGTCAATTATGTAAGTGCAGAGGAAGCTAAGGAGCTTGTAGCAGTTGATGGTTTCACAGTTTTGGACATTCGAGATGCAAAACAATTCGATAGAGCGCATATAAAATCAAGTCATCATGTTCCCCTCTTTATTGAAAACAAAGACAATGATCTTG GCACAATAATAAAGAGGCAAGCACATAATAATTTTGCGGGTTTGTTCTACGGTTTGGCATTCACAAAACTCAATCCTGATTTCGTGGAATCTGTGAAGAGCAAGTTTTCACCAGAATCTAAACTGTTACTTGTCTGTCAGGAAGGACTAAG GTCTACATCCGCTGCTCAAAAGCTAGAAGAAGCAGGTTTCAAGAATGTAGCATGTGTAACATCAGGGCTTCAGTCAGTAAAATCAG gaatgTTCGACACTGTTGGTTCCACTGAGCTGAAAGATGCAGGCAAGGCTGGTTTGGTTACAATTCAAGGCAAGATCTCTGTCGTGCTTGGAACTGTACTCATCT gTGCGTTTCTTTTCATAACCTTCTTCCCTGATCAAGCAGAGAAGCTGCTCGCATTGGCCCCCGGAAGCTAG
- the LOC131320778 gene encoding protein STRUBBELIG-RECEPTOR FAMILY 2 isoform X2: MYIGRVKMAKLCVWLYLSVMALFAVLVPEASAHTGYLDVLALQDLYTSLNRPPQLKGWRLGDADPCEESWTGVSCFGSLVIHIELRGLELTGNLGSHLTDLLSLKQLDASFNNISGEIPSNLPFNATHINLACNNFTANIPSSLISMRNLRHLNLSHNSLSGPIGNVFDGLLNLREMDLSNNNFNGDLPSSFGTLMNLHRLFLQNNGFTGSVILLSGLPLTDLDIRDNHFSGLIPNQFQHILNLWLDGNSLKAGGDDPPWDFPLLNVTAGQNVKSPPTTESSAIERNPSHKAGGHKKKGLGPGGLAFTLGGVTLMTTCAALIIVIRIHRSHAKKRLRVEICGDCSNHSLPISSTIEHSSGAQESPRTSGIMYLPVLAPRRVPPNRTTKDRMSRRSFSKKRKIPISAKVYTMAELQSATNGLSEENFLGEGSLGSVYKAELPNGQILALKNINTVVLSHNEEEQFLDVIWNAARLRHPNIVTLLGYCLEHGQHLLVYEYVRNLTLDDALHSDAYMTLSWGQRLRIALGVARALDYLHSTCMPPVPHSNLKAANILLDEELMPRLSDCGLAVLRPLTSNSVKLKAEKEFRPPMAEIVESLSSLIDKVGTGETSAADNNEGDPFNKSFRSTRTRFFSSPVSY, translated from the exons ATGTACATTGGAAGAGTGAAAATGGCGAAGTTGTGCGTATGGTTGTATCTCTCTGTAATGGCCTTGTTTGCAGTTCTGGTTCCCGAGGCCTCGGCTCACACCGGCTATCTTGACG TCCTGGCTCTTCAAGATCTTTACACTTCTCTGAACAGACCACCTCAACTGAAGGGATGGAGACTGGGTGATGCGGACCCATGTGAAGAATCATGGACAGGAGTTTCGTGTTTTGGATCATTGGTCATACACAT TGAACTACGTGGGCTGGAGCTTACTGGAAATCTAGGTTCCCACCTCACCGACCTCCTCAGTCTGAAACAGCT GGATGCTAGCTTCAATAACATTAGCGGCGAAATTCCATCCAACCTACCTTTTAATGCCACACACAT AAATTTGGCTTGTAACAACTTTACAGCAAATATCCCATCCTCCTTGATCTCCATGAGGAATCTTCGGCATCT GAATTTGAGCCACAATTCATTATCTGGGCCCATAGGAAATGTATTTGATGGGCTTCTGAATCTAAGAGAAAT GGATCTATCAAACAACAACTTCAATGGAGATCTACCTAGTTCCTTTGGGACGCTGATGAATCTTCATAGATT GTTCTTGCAGAATAATGGATTCACTGGATCAGTAATCCTATTGTCTGGTCTTCCTCTCACTGACCT GGACATACGAGACAATCATTTCAGTGGTCTTATTCCTAACCAATTTCAACATATACTTAATCTTTG GTTGGACGGAAATAGTCTCAAGGCAGGAGGAGACGACCCGCCGTGGGATTTCCCACTGCTAAATGTAACGGCTGGGCAGAATGTCAAAAGTCCTCCAACTACTGAGTCAAGCGCCATCGAGAGAAATCCTTCTCATAAAGCAGGTGGACACAAGAAGAAAGGTCTAGGTCCTGGGGGTTTAGCCTTTACCCTTGGTGGAGTAACCCTAATGACAACATGTGCAGCACTCATCATTGTGATCCGAATACATCGATCTCATGCCAAAAAGCGCTTAAGAGTGGAAATCTGCGGTGACTGCTCAAACCACTCTCTTCCAATCAGTTCAACCATAG AACATTCATCTGGAGCACAAGAGAGCCCACGGACCTCGGGTATCATGTATCTTCCAGTGCTTGCCCCAAGGCGTGTACCACCCAATCGCACCACAAAGGACAGAATGTCTAGAAGAAGTTTCTCTAAGAAACGGAAAATCCCAATCAGTGCGAAAGTTTACACTATGGCAGAGCTTCAATCAGCAACAAATGGTTTAAGTGAGGAGAACTTTCTTGGAGAGGGATCTCTTGGATCTGTTTACAAAGCAGAGCTTCCCAATGGACAA ATCTTGGCTTTAAAGAATATCAACACTGTAGTGCTGTCTCACAACGAAGAAGAACAATTCTTGGACGTGATTTGGAATGCAGCCCGGTTGAGACACCCAAACATTGTGACACTTCTAGGTTACTGTTTAGAGCACGGACAACATCTTCTTGTTTATGAGTACGTCAGAAATCTGACTCTAGATGATGCTTTACACTCTGATGCATATATGACTCTCTCTTGGGGCCAACGTCTCAGAATTGCTCTTGGCGTAGCACGAGCTTTGGA CTATTTGCATTCCACATGCATGCCTCCTGTTCCTCACAGCAACTTAAAAGCTGCTAACATCTTACTTGATGAAGAACTTATGCCTCGTCTCTCCGACTGTGGGCTGGCTGTTTTGAGGCCCCTCACAAGCAACAGTGTTAAACTCAAG GCTGAAAAGGAATTTCGACCGCCAATGGCTGAAATAGTGGAATCACTCTCCTCTCTGATAGATAAGGTGGGGACAGGGGAAACATCTGCAGCAGATAACAACGAAGGTGATCCATTCAATAAGTCCTTCCGTTCGACACGTACCCGCTTTTTTAGCTCACCTGTTAGCTATTGA